In Acidobacteriota bacterium, the following are encoded in one genomic region:
- a CDS encoding PQQ-binding-like beta-propeller repeat protein — protein sequence MRRVASVRNRLGFLVAVMAVAAVAAGVVAGARLLPVSASAQGGETPAGEWRYIGGDAAHTRYSGLDQITADNFDDLEVAWVWRGDNFGPGTLGTSRSTPIYVDGVLYTVAGERRNVVAIDPATGETLWTYREPHTTRFDRGMRNGYGKGVAYAEVDGRGILYIISPAFFLHALDATTGRPLENWGSPVPLPGFPQTGVVDMLPDLIADWGPWESWDGAYDPDFGIPRELGYITSSSPPIVVNGVVVVGNSAEQGYNQTRIENVPGDILGYDARTGEHKWKFHVIPRPGEFGHETWENDAWEWTGDVSSWAPISADPERGLVYVPTNPPTIDFYGGFRPGAGLFGTSVIALDVETGQRAWHFQTVHHDIWNFDNPTAPVALDVTVDGRPREIVVQTTKQGWAFTFDRVTGEPIWPIEERPVPQSEVPGEQLSPTQPMPTRPAAYEMQGLTEDDLIDFTPELRAEALEIVRNYRIGPIFNPPIERGHPSGLRSFVSCPSGASNIFGPTSADPETGILYVSTQRGCRSENIVPGELIDAPADIKTTGRTIADFAVVNRGDFRGPQGLPIFKPPYSRIVAIDMNTGEHLWETPNGDTPENIRNHPALRGLDVPNTGRRSHAVTMVTKTLLITAEGTGGTPRLHAIDKRTGERLGTVELPASGQYGMMGYLHEGQQYIVVQVAGPDLPGSLAALRLPLR from the coding sequence ATGAGACGGGTTGCAAGCGTCCGGAATCGCCTTGGTTTCCTCGTGGCGGTGATGGCAGTGGCCGCGGTTGCGGCCGGCGTGGTCGCTGGCGCGCGGCTCCTGCCGGTTTCGGCCAGCGCGCAGGGAGGTGAGACTCCGGCCGGCGAGTGGCGCTACATCGGCGGCGACGCCGCGCACACGCGCTACTCCGGCCTCGATCAGATCACGGCCGACAACTTCGACGACCTCGAGGTTGCCTGGGTGTGGCGGGGCGACAATTTCGGCCCGGGCACGCTCGGGACATCGCGCTCGACCCCGATCTACGTCGACGGCGTGCTCTATACCGTTGCCGGCGAGCGCCGCAACGTGGTGGCGATAGACCCGGCCACCGGCGAGACGCTCTGGACCTACCGCGAGCCGCACACCACCCGCTTCGACCGCGGAATGCGCAACGGCTACGGAAAGGGCGTGGCCTACGCCGAGGTGGACGGCCGCGGCATCCTCTACATCATCAGTCCCGCCTTCTTCCTTCACGCCCTCGACGCGACGACCGGGCGGCCGCTGGAGAACTGGGGCAGCCCGGTGCCGCTGCCTGGCTTCCCGCAGACGGGCGTCGTCGACATGCTGCCCGACCTGATCGCCGACTGGGGACCCTGGGAGAGCTGGGACGGCGCCTACGATCCCGATTTCGGCATCCCGCGGGAGTTGGGCTACATCACCAGCTCGTCGCCGCCCATCGTCGTCAACGGCGTCGTCGTGGTGGGCAACTCGGCCGAGCAGGGCTACAACCAGACCCGCATCGAGAACGTGCCGGGCGACATTCTCGGCTACGACGCGCGGACCGGTGAACACAAGTGGAAGTTCCACGTCATCCCGCGTCCCGGCGAGTTCGGGCACGAGACCTGGGAGAACGACGCCTGGGAATGGACGGGCGACGTCTCGTCCTGGGCTCCCATTTCCGCCGACCCGGAACGGGGGCTCGTCTACGTGCCGACCAATCCGCCCACCATCGACTTCTACGGCGGCTTCCGTCCTGGCGCCGGGCTGTTCGGGACGAGCGTCATCGCCCTCGACGTCGAGACCGGCCAGCGGGCCTGGCACTTCCAGACGGTGCACCACGACATCTGGAACTTCGACAATCCGACCGCGCCGGTGGCCCTCGACGTCACCGTGGATGGCCGGCCTCGGGAGATCGTGGTCCAGACCACGAAACAGGGCTGGGCGTTCACGTTCGACCGGGTGACGGGCGAGCCGATCTGGCCGATCGAGGAGCGGCCGGTACCGCAGTCCGAGGTGCCGGGGGAGCAGCTTTCGCCCACCCAGCCGATGCCGACCCGTCCGGCCGCCTACGAGATGCAGGGCCTCACCGAGGATGACCTGATCGACTTCACGCCGGAGCTGCGGGCGGAGGCGCTCGAGATCGTCCGGAACTACCGGATCGGGCCCATCTTCAATCCGCCGATCGAGCGGGGCCATCCGTCGGGCCTGCGTTCGTTCGTCAGTTGCCCGAGCGGGGCGTCGAACATCTTCGGGCCGACGTCGGCGGACCCCGAGACCGGCATCCTCTACGTCTCGACGCAACGCGGCTGCCGCTCCGAGAACATCGTGCCGGGGGAACTAATCGACGCGCCGGCCGACATCAAGACCACCGGCCGAACCATCGCCGACTTCGCGGTCGTCAACCGCGGCGACTTCCGTGGGCCGCAGGGGCTGCCCATCTTCAAGCCGCCCTACAGCCGCATCGTCGCCATCGACATGAACACCGGGGAGCATCTCTGGGAGACGCCGAACGGCGACACGCCGGAGAACATCCGCAACCATCCGGCGCTGCGGGGCCTCGACGTGCCCAACACGGGCCGGCGATCGCACGCCGTCACGATGGTCACGAAGACGCTGCTGATCACGGCCGAGGGAACCGGCGGCACGCCCCGTCTGCACGCCATCGACAAACGGACCGGCGAGCGCCTGGGCACGGTCGAGCTTCCCGCCTCGGGGCAGTACGGAATGATGGGCTACCTGCACGAGGGCCAGCAGTACATCGTCGTTCAGGTGGCGGGACCGGATCTTCCCGGATCGCTCGCCGCGCTGCGCCTGCCCTTGCGCTGA